In the Paenibacillus sp. FSL H7-0357 genome, one interval contains:
- a CDS encoding S-layer homology domain-containing protein yields MKAILGRFIIAAAAVICSTSMFCQHILADGRLPFDDINTSYAQKEIIDLYNKKLITGTSLTSFSPAKSMTRAEFITVLERLLKLDPVASPVTAFTDVVMNEWYYGPIQAAVQLNLASGTSETTFAPKRAVTRQEAAVWMAGALQQTNGKSTNLTVYKDSNRIAAWAGNSVAAVSKLGLMKGDETGYFRPTDAITRQEVTVLIYRVLQNKSWATELENEPKKHIVIGWQYGQTTAEYKSTILKSNVNILSPRWYFVGGTGIVTDSTEISLVSWAKTKDKEIWAMVGNRSDQEATHLMLSSITARNTAIIQLAAMVSKYGIDGLNIDFENIKASDRKYLTAFIALLAERLHGVNATLSIDVSPDLGTDWTEAFDYAALGEQVDYVVMMGYDEHYGGSVNPGSNASLPYITNALETLLKVVSNDKVILALPFYNRDWMLKQNGTVSSSEFITFTEQNQRINTYSMKPLWNESLAQYVAGYTNNVMQHMIWIEDGRSLIAKYHFAVTKNLAGVAYWYIGGESPDIWTSMSNAEKYYGYSFLNNTTP; encoded by the coding sequence GTGAAGGCCATATTAGGTAGATTCATAATAGCGGCAGCCGCTGTCATTTGCTCGACAAGCATGTTTTGTCAGCATATATTGGCCGATGGGCGGCTGCCTTTTGATGATATAAACACAAGCTATGCCCAAAAAGAGATCATAGATTTATATAATAAAAAGCTTATTACAGGAACCTCGTTGACGAGTTTCTCACCAGCAAAGTCTATGACCAGAGCAGAATTTATTACTGTGCTGGAACGTTTGCTAAAGCTTGATCCAGTGGCTAGTCCAGTAACCGCTTTTACAGATGTAGTAATGAATGAATGGTATTACGGTCCGATTCAGGCGGCTGTTCAGCTGAACCTGGCAAGTGGTACCTCGGAGACTACCTTTGCACCTAAGAGAGCTGTTACAAGACAAGAGGCAGCTGTTTGGATGGCTGGTGCATTGCAACAAACGAACGGCAAATCCACTAATCTGACAGTATATAAGGATAGTAATCGTATTGCTGCTTGGGCTGGTAATTCTGTTGCTGCCGTTAGTAAGCTAGGATTAATGAAGGGCGATGAAACAGGATATTTTCGTCCAACGGATGCAATTACCAGGCAGGAAGTAACTGTACTTATTTATCGGGTGCTGCAAAATAAAAGCTGGGCCACAGAGCTTGAGAACGAGCCAAAAAAACATATTGTTATTGGCTGGCAGTATGGACAAACAACCGCAGAGTATAAGAGCACTATTCTGAAATCGAATGTGAACATCTTATCTCCACGGTGGTACTTTGTAGGGGGAACTGGGATTGTAACGGATTCAACAGAAATCTCGCTTGTTTCGTGGGCAAAGACGAAGGACAAAGAAATTTGGGCGATGGTCGGTAACCGGTCCGATCAAGAAGCTACTCATCTAATGTTATCTAGCATAACAGCAAGAAATACTGCAATAATCCAATTAGCAGCGATGGTAAGTAAATATGGCATTGATGGGCTAAATATAGATTTTGAGAATATAAAGGCATCGGATCGAAAATATTTGACAGCTTTTATTGCTTTATTAGCAGAAAGATTGCATGGCGTTAATGCTACGTTGTCTATAGATGTATCGCCTGATCTTGGTACGGATTGGACAGAGGCATTTGACTACGCTGCGCTTGGGGAACAAGTGGATTATGTAGTAATGATGGGCTACGATGAGCATTACGGTGGAAGTGTCAATCCAGGCTCTAATGCTTCGCTACCCTATATCACAAACGCACTCGAAACCTTGCTAAAGGTTGTATCAAATGACAAGGTCATATTGGCACTGCCATTCTATAACCGGGACTGGATGTTAAAGCAAAATGGAACAGTTTCATCCTCCGAATTCATTACGTTCACTGAGCAAAATCAGAGGATCAATACCTATTCGATGAAACCGCTATGGAATGAATCATTGGCTCAATATGTTGCCGGCTATACGAACAATGTTATGCAACACATGATTTGGATTGAGGACGGGCGCTCGTTAATTGCCAAATATCATTTTGCTGTTACTAAAAATTTAGCGGGAGTGGCCTACTGGTACATAGGCGGGGAAAGTCCGGATATTTGGACAAGCATGAGTAATGCGGAGAAATATTACGGTTATTCCTTCTTAAACAATACAACCCCTTGA
- a CDS encoding glycoside hydrolase family 88 protein, translating to MNWKSAIEQTLATTRLNIKRFGDQFPIVSLGDGKYHLTDHTSWTEGFWSGILWLSYEYSKDPEIHAAAIKSVDSLKKRLEAEQGLDHHDIGFLYSLSAKARWIVDKDEDSRLLALQAADILMKRWRSAPQLFQAWGPEGDDANGGRIIIDCLMNLPLLYWATDQTGDRSYADCASIQAEKSRRFLVRGDDSSYHTFYFDQVTGNAIRGGTEQGFQDGSTWSRGQAWGVYGFALAYRHLKEPYFLDTSKRLARYFLEQLPEDHVAYWDFDAPQEQDTPRDSSASAIFVCGILELLEHLPEDDPDRAFLDEAVHKSIDSLVNRYFTQGSQTEEGFLRHGSYSVRGNSSPDNFMIWGDYFFLEALLRLEQGIPGYWYER from the coding sequence ATGAACTGGAAATCGGCGATTGAACAAACGTTGGCCACCACCCGTCTTAACATCAAGCGCTTTGGAGACCAATTTCCCATCGTAAGCCTTGGGGACGGCAAATATCATTTAACTGACCATACCAGCTGGACGGAAGGATTCTGGTCCGGGATATTATGGCTGAGCTACGAATACAGCAAGGACCCGGAGATTCATGCTGCAGCCATCAAAAGTGTGGACTCTCTCAAAAAACGCTTGGAGGCTGAACAGGGACTCGATCATCATGACATCGGCTTTTTATATTCGTTGTCCGCGAAGGCCCGCTGGATTGTCGATAAGGATGAAGATTCCCGTCTGCTGGCGCTGCAGGCTGCCGATATTCTGATGAAACGCTGGCGGTCTGCCCCGCAGCTGTTTCAAGCCTGGGGACCAGAAGGCGATGATGCCAACGGGGGCCGGATTATCATTGACTGCCTGATGAATCTCCCCCTGCTCTATTGGGCTACTGACCAGACCGGGGACCGCAGCTATGCCGACTGCGCCAGCATTCAGGCTGAGAAAAGCCGCCGGTTTCTGGTGAGGGGAGATGACTCTTCCTACCATACTTTTTATTTTGATCAGGTAACTGGAAATGCCATCCGCGGAGGAACTGAACAGGGTTTTCAAGACGGTTCCACTTGGTCGCGGGGACAGGCGTGGGGTGTGTATGGCTTTGCCTTAGCTTACCGCCATCTCAAAGAACCTTATTTCCTGGATACCTCAAAACGGCTTGCCCGTTATTTTCTGGAGCAGCTCCCGGAGGATCATGTTGCGTACTGGGATTTCGATGCTCCGCAAGAGCAGGACACACCCCGCGACAGCTCGGCTTCCGCTATCTTTGTGTGCGGTATCCTTGAGCTGCTTGAACACTTGCCGGAAGATGATCCGGATCGGGCATTCCTTGACGAAGCGGTCCACAAATCTATAGATTCCCTGGTGAACCGCTATTTCACACAAGGCAGTCAGACTGAGGAAGGTTTTCTGAGGCATGGTTCCTATTCCGTCAGGGGAAATTCGTCTCCCGATAATTTCATGATCTGGGGCGACTATTTTTTCCTGGAAGCGCTGCTGCGGCTGGAGCAAGGAATTCCGGGATATTGGTACGAACGTTAA
- a CDS encoding S-layer homology domain-containing protein: MDIRTPLFTVCLRLRVNLANRTRAATVTITTVITVTVATDQLHRPETYARDSLADLVKFGIVSGKDGKLAPDDTLTRAEAAVIVYRIWNL; this comes from the coding sequence ATGGATATCAGGACACCTCTGTTTACGGTGTGCTTACGCTTACGGGTAAACCTGGCCAATCGAACGAGGGCGGCAACAGTAACAATAACAACAGTAATAACAGTAACAGTAGCAACGGATCAACTCCACAGACCGGAAACGTATGCCCGAGACAGCCTGGCGGATCTGGTGAAATTCGGAATTGTGAGCGGCAAAGACGGCAAGCTTGCACCGGACGATACGCTCACCCGCGCTGAAGCGGCAGTTATTGTGTACCGCATTTGGAATCTGTAA